In the Purpureocillium takamizusanense chromosome 5, complete sequence genome, one interval contains:
- the PXA2 gene encoding ATP-binding cassette long-chain fatty acid transporter pxa2 (EggNog:ENOG503NW82~TransMembrane:3 (i116-134o156-175i349-369o)~COG:I), protein MAGQSKFGLPGDRTVRSIVSDLTRLYLSNRSRISRAVWITLFVALVNRVRHAISEQKAASAREAAQRAARRGTVSATEGGEAPKKKVALNRDFFRSLLRLLRIVIPGWRSSETRMLISHSFFLVLRTLISLRVAEMDGAIVKALVKGNGKEFLTRIVWWMLIAVPATFTNSMLSYHQAELSLKYRTRLTQFIHDKYLSQLTFYGISALDDRIKNPDQLIAVDVSKFSNSLAELYSNLAKPLLDMTIYTYSLSKSVGGEGVVFMSLLVQLSANVMRVLTPPFGKYVADEARLEGEFRFQHSRLIDYSEEVALYAGHKAEKDTLDKGYFTLIKHVNYILRQRFYHGFMEDFVIKYFWGALGLVLCSVPVFFKLPGQAVMNMGDRTESFVTNRRMLLSASDAFGRIMFSYREIMELAGYTSRVASLLDVMDDIQSGHFEKKLVSSSGIEGNEAVLQGRGTVHESKDITFIDVPIVSPNGDVLVKALSFSLKHGDHLLVVGPNGCGKSSLFRILGGLWPVYGGTVYKPPFSAIFYIPQRPYLSRGSLRQQVIYPDSLRQMRARGVTDADLLSMLKILGLEHLVELYDEGWDAEAEWRDVLSGGLQQRVAMARLFYHRPQYAILDECTSSVTLETEKVMYDNAKALGITLMTVSHRRSLWKYHTHILQFDGQGNYVFTKLDADKRLKLEDEKEDLEVKLRQVPELERRMEELKSL, encoded by the exons ATGGCAGGGCAATCCAAGTTCGGCCTGCCCGGCGATCGGACGGTCCGCAGCATCGTGTCCGACCTCACCCGCCTATATCTCTCCAACCGCTCGCGCATCTCCCGCGCCGTCTGGATCaccctcttcgtcgcccttgTCAACCGCGTGCGCCATGCCATCTCGGAGCAAAAGGCAGCCTCTGCGCGCGAGGCCGctcagcgcgccgcccgccgggggACCGTCTCGGCTACCGAAGGGGGCGAGgcgcccaagaagaaggttGCCCTGAACCGGGACTTCTTCCGCTCGCTCCTGCGCCTGTTGCGCATCGTCATACCTGGCTGGCGCAGCTCCGAGACGCGCATGCTCATCAGCCAtagcttcttcctcgtcctgcgGACCCTCATCAGCTTGCGCGTCGCTGAGATGGATGGCGCCATAGTCAAGGCCCTCGTCAAGGGAAATGGCAAGGAGTTTCTCACCAGAATCGTCTGGTGGATGCTGATCGCCGTGCCGGCAACCTTTACCAACTCCATG TTGTCCTATCACCAAGCGGAACTGTCCCTCAAGTACCGCACGAGACTGACGCAGTTCATCCACGACAAGTACCTGTCGCAGCTGACCTTCTACGGCATCTCGGCGCTGGACGACCGGATAAAGAATCCCGACCAGCTGATCGCGGTGGATGTGTCCAAGTTCTCCAACAGCCTGGCCGAGCTGTACAGTAACCTCGCCAAGCCGCTGCTCGACATG ACCATATACACGTACTCTTTGTCCAAGAGCGTTGGTGGGGAGGGCGTCGTCTTCATGTCATTGCTGGTGCAGCTCTCTGCAAACGTCATGCGCGTCTTGACCCCGCCATTTGGCAAATACGTTGCCGATGAagcccgcctcgagggcgagttCAGGTTCCAGCACTCGCGCCTCATCGATTACAGCGAGGAGGTGGCGCTCTACGCCGGTCACAAGGCCGAGAAAGACACCCTTGACAAGGGTTATTTCACTCTCATCAAGCACGTCAATTACATCCTCCGACAGCGCTTCTACCACGGCTTCATGGAAGACTTTGTCATCAAGTACTTCTGGGGGGCGTTAGGACTCGTACTCTGCAGCgtgcccgtcttcttcaagCTTCCCGGGCAAGCGGTGATGAACATGGGCGACAGGACCGAGTCATTCGTTACCAACAGACGGATGCTTTTGTCCGCGTCTGACGCCTTTGGAAGAATCATGTTCTCCTACAGGGAGATTATGGAATTGGCTGGCTACACCTCGCGAGTCGCATCGCTGCTGGACGTCATGGACGACATCCAGTCGGGTCATTTTGAGAAGAAGCTGGTCTCCTCATCGGGGATAGAGGGCAATGAGGCCGTGCTTCAAGGTCGTGGCACAGTCCATGAGAGCAAGGACATTACGTTCATTGACGT GCCCATTGTCTCGCCCAACGGAGATGTTCTGGTCAAAGCCCTCTCCTTTTCCCTTAAGCATGGCGATCACCTCCTTGTCGTGGGGCCCAACGGCTGCGGCAAGTCGTCATTGTTCCGCATCCTGGGCGGCCTCTGGCCCGTCTACGGAGGGACGGTCTACAAGCCACCCTTCAGCGCCATCTTCTACATTCCTCAACGACCATACCTTTCCCGCGGCTCGCTCCGCCAGCAAGTCATATACCCCGATTCGCTACGCCAAATGCGTGCCCGAGGCGTTACCGACGCAGACCTCTTGTCCATGCTCAAGattctcggcctcgagcacctGGTGGAGCTTTATGATGAAGGCtgggacgccgaggccgagtgGCGCGACGTGTTGtcgggcggcctgcagcagcgcgtggccatggcgcgcctTTTCTACCACCGCCCTCAGTATGCGATCCTCGACGAGTGCACCAGCAGCGTCACGCTCGAGACGGAAAAGGTCATGTACGACAACGCCAAGGCGCTGGGCATCACCCTCATGACAGTCAGCCACCGTCGCAGCCTGTGGAAGTACCACACGCATATCCTGCAATTCGACGGGCAGGGAAACTACGTCTTCaccaagctcgacgccgacaaacGCCtgaagctcgaggacgagaaggaggacctcgaggtGAAGCTGCGCCAGGTGCCAGAGCTGGAGCGAAGGATGGAGGAGCTCAAGTCATTGTGA
- the DCK1 gene encoding Deoxycytidine kinase 1 (EggNog:ENOG503NU1F~COG:T), translated as MPWQPLPRIAFAVATYPFAAESPADLPLEIGDELYIIEETPDGAWLRGYLVAPPSLLAGLTSVKGQTLEARVFSGIFPRSCVEVREMLGGADEPDDTVDDDDDDYEDARGDEPISDTTGSADNRPASDSAKSGFTSANSPTKRTHREKTTSLHSNGRRRPLSELPNGTLGNLSVPVKRDPNAPRPAAPVPMLKIGDETPTSAAEPLIDEIASCLREWHSKYLHELLLSRKYAELDKLSQLIARLNLHRQQFLYNVLTTHEYERLREQTVWDLVTLNKLCGGEVIVRDPAARGRVLTGDDSVVDVTRLQSQMSLLDEPPQPAVELSSLHHILLDVKGFAGSTNEETSLVLYLASKPRHGSMSMLSECFSVDIPAGGAIEGFTQSSSMRTLFTDLSAQDIGDAPAAESELYLVVKVLALQRIASSQPISRTGTGSEHNHPGDNSKGAPTTAKSSRRSLMWGSKNGRSTMSRGQGVSRTDSVSDRQGSSYRATTAESRDGHGPPTTAGSRAVAFAEPAHMAQRIVGVGVSRLNDLLKHDDEIEQLIGIWAPTARPGHEKEQKEEGDSLIRELLDKPSGLLEKSRRGERLQVGLQMFNHPDADALIKATPTLLSGVSTTNRIGFSAAPTKARSDIYLTINTAALARQNLLSRFGGSATSMPPGLQGTNLQVTLEVRGPSGQRIENCIHTASNMQPVTTFKSVAAERGESWKQTLRLSLSPRDVSTAHVVMFLADIPNPPFAVAHMPLWDQQAFIRDGQHGLLLYKVDEHTSTAEAGPTGRGGYLSLPWAPRGWDEHSAEVTGPLAVLLVDSFLCSTRFSQDRVILGILKWKDLSQDELSATLRQLTFVPEIEVVKLLSDVLDGLFGMLVENSGNEEFEDLVFTALVRVLGIVHDRRFNLGPLVDTYAENQFNYPFATTSLVRSFTRLLENPTEPEIARKLRATFKVVRHILKFITHARHQMKVKEAVIGIKSSPQGFTRQLRVIFKALDAMMRNTAPSLVGSQTLAVQHFHTWLPELSGLLSTEEILHIAIDFMDSCTNVKGKLILYKLLLIINYSKLDLFAHPEQKAALAANTVRWISPHWGHPDMVNDQWRDQVRLCCSIIASQVDYLGPEIPDHLPRIIDSYLAILASPRKSRDRLSLLFPASYPFPSKPVQDGLAYDEALAELSAVLSAVSKSSAGMQLELAEGDLAVILENLLRVHKSILSGEAFPAGWLSVHIYHHKSTMSTLQYLAGILLESFLPDPDDAETFNTELWKLFFTTLLKLVGSSSLALETFAEQKRRAVWKIAGDVREHGADLLRKTWEAIGWETTTDERTRYGLSKIGGYQVQYVPTLVGPIVELCLSVHEGLRRMAVEVLQTMIVSEWTLSEDLTVIQTEMIDCLDHFFKSKPLTESILQKLFVSELVDRFEPLADIPGEPLYMAVQDLVATLDEFLELLVAVHSGDGSNEASNIINRLRLMEFLRDMQKEEIFVRYVHQLASFQAESGNHSEAGLALRLHADLYEWDPTKQTPVLADPGFPVQNMFERKERIYFDMIKHFEEAESWSNALTAYKELQAQYESNVFDFAKLARTERAIATIYEKISKSEKLVPRYFKVVYKGLGFPSGIRDKEFVYEGSPAERASAFTDRMQEQYPSAQIVTNGDVDDVEGQFLVVSAITPHRDLTHPVFQRARVPQAVRDFLLSSHPQCFSYTTKRITSGPVEEHYAEKVVFTTAEPFPTLLRRSEIVDAQEILLGPHDTALERIVRKTQEMTTLERRIVQGDTAITQLLVDAISISVDPSSEHSVVCYRNLLPERQAGSEDSGHGGEIELEPRDAAIRMALVDHAIMIKRCLAMFAHSTNDVLSQRHEELQRYFERTYEPEIATFAPPPPSPPQETVSTPSTAFRQSLSSNGHSPQWPNIASPLSGDRGEEVSVVHQVALRHRSARLSLLGGRKQEPERPQEEPQVNGEAESKVEHSRSASKGAGRRQSLFRSQSIDETPSADMPAQTRRSSSASRQSLDRGSVRSDKEFEAEGLSIVKRGSVRKRFSMLKLGKKSSKTGSAMRSVDEE; from the exons ATGCCCTGGCAGCCGCTTCCCCGGATCGCCTTCGCCGTTGCGACGTACcccttcgccgccgagagccCGGCCGACCTGCCTCTCGAGATTGGCGATGAGCTCTACATCATCGAGGAGACGCCCGATGGCGCCTGGCTGAGGGGCTACCTGGTCGCGCCCCCCAgcctgctggctggcttgaCCTCGGTCAAGGGCCAGACGCTGGAGGCTCGAGTCTTCAGCGGCATCTTCCCTCGCAGCTGTGTCGAGGTGCGAGagatgctcggcggcgccgacgagccggacgacaccgtcgacgacgacgacgacgactacgaggATGCGAGGGGCGACGAGCCGATCAGCGACACCACGGGCTCGGCCGACAATCGTCCCGCAAGCGATTCCGCCAAGAGCGGCTTTACCAGCGCGAATTCGCCCACCAAACGAACCCACCGCGAGAAGACAACGAGCCTCCACAGCAATGGCAGGAGGAGACCGTTGAGCGAGCTTCCCAATGGCACCCTCGGCAACCTGTCAGTCCCCGTCAAGAGAGACCCCAATGCGCCTCGACCTGCGGCCCCTGTCCCCATGCTCAAAATCGGCGACGAGACACCGACCTCGGCTGCCGAGCCATTGATCGACGAGATCGCATCGTGTTTGCGTGAATGGCACTCCAAGTATCTTCACGAGCTTCTCCTGTCCCGCAAGTACGCGGAGCTGGACAAACTCTCCCAGCTCATCGCGCGCCTCAACCTTCACCGCCAGCAGTTCCTCTACAACGTCCTCACCACACACGAATACGAGCGGCTACGGGAGCAGACTGTCTGGGACCTCGTCACGCTAAACAAGCTTTGCGGCGGAGAGGTCATAGTGCGCGACCCTGCCGCTCGCGGCCGAGTTTTGACAGGTGACGACTCTGTCGTGGACGTCACCAGATTGCAATCGCAAATGAGCTTGCTGGACGAGCCCCCACAGCCGGCCGTCGAGTTGTCCAGCCTGCATCACATCCTGCTGGATGTGAAAGGCTTCGCAGGGTCCACCAATGAAGAAACAAGCTTGGTGCTGTATCTTGCCAGCAAACCCCGCCACGGCAGCATGTCAATGTTGTCCGAATGCTTCTCCGTCGACATacccgcgggcggcgcgatAGAAGGGTTCACTCAGAGCTCATCGATGCGGACCCTCTTCACCGATCTCTCTGCCCAAGACAttggcgacgcgccggcggccgagtcCGAGCTCTACCTTGTCGTCAAAGTCTTGGCGCTGCAACGAATAGCCTCGTCACAGCCCATCTCTCGCACCGGCACGGGCAGCGAGCATAACCACCCAGGAGATAATTCCAAAGGAGCCCCAACCACGGCAAAGTCCTCTAGGAGGAGCTTGATGTGGGGCAGCAAGAATGGCCGATCAACCATGTCGAGAGGCCAAGGCGTGTCCAGGACGGACTCGGTCTCGGACCGGCAGGGAAGCTCATATCGAGCTACCACGGCGGAGAGCAGAGATGGCCACGGACCGCCGACCACTGCAGGGTCAAGGGCTGTTGCATTTGCAGAACCCGCACACATGGCCCAACGCATCGTTGGAGTGGGTGTGTCGAGACTCAACGATCTGCTGAAACACGACGATGAAATTGAGCAGCTTATCGGTATTTGGGCGCCGACCgcccggccaggccatgAAAAGGAGCAGAAGGAAGAGGGGGATTCGCTCATTCGAGAGCTACTGGACAAACCTAGCGGGCTTCTCGAAAAGTCAcggcgaggagagcggcTCCAAGTTGGCCTGCAGATGTTCAATCAtcccgacgccgacgcttTGATCAAAGCCACACCGACCCTGCTATCGGGGGTGTCTACCACCAACAGGATTGGCTTCTCTGCTGCTCCGACAAAGGCGAGGTCAGACATTTACCTCACGATCAAtacggcggccttggctcGCCAGAATTTACTCTCGAGGTTCGGTGGCAGCGCGACCAGCATGCCGCCGGGCTTGCAGGGAACGAATCTCCAGGTCACGCTCGAGGTTCGAGGCCCCTCGGGTCAGCGGATCGAAAATTGCATCCACACAGCGTCCAACATGCAGCCTGTTACCACGTTCAAGTCGGTGGCTGCAGAGAGAGGCGAATCGTGGAAGCAGACGCTTCGGCTCTCCTTGTCACCTCGCGATGTATCGACAGCTCACGTCGTCATGTTTCTGGCTGACATTCCCAATCCGCCCTTTGCCGTGGCACACATGCCGCTATGGGACCAGCAAGCTTTCATAAGAGACGGCCAGcacgggctgctgctctACAAGGTGGACGAGCACACATCGACGGCGGAAGCCGGGCCCACGGGCAGAGGCGGCTACCTGTCACTGCCGTGGGCGCCACGCGGCTGGGATGAGCACTCCGCCGAGGTGACCGGGCCTTTGGCCGTGTTGCTCGTCGACTCGTTCCTGTGCAGTACAAGATTCTCACAAGACCGCGTCATCCTGGGCATTCTCAAATGGAAAGACCTTTCCCAGGACGAACTATCCGCCACACTGAGACAACTGACCTTTGTCCCCGAAATTGAGGTCGTCAAGCTGCTGAGCGATGTCCTGGACGGGCTGTTCGGCATGCTCGTGGAGAATTCAGGCAACGAGGAGTTTGAGGATCTCGTGTTCACGGCCTTGGTCCGAGTCCTGGGCATCGTGCACGACAGGCGATTCAACCTCGGGCCTCTGGTCGACACGTACGCCGAGAACCAGTTCAATTACCCCTTTGCCACCACCAGCTTGGTGCGATCCTTCACGCGCCTGCTCGAGAACCCTACCGAACCTGAGATTGCCCGGAAGCTGAGAGCCACGTTCAAAGTCGTGCGACACATCCTCAAGTTCATCACACATGCCCGACATCAAATGAAGGTCAAGGAAGCTGTCATAGGAATCAAGTCGTCTCCCCAGGGCTTTACGCGACAGTTGCGAGTCATCTTTAAGGCACTGGACGCAATGATGCGCAACACCGCCCCTTCCCTGGTCGGTAGCCAGACTCTGGCCGTCCAGCACTTCCATACCTGGCTCCCGGAACTCAGCGGCTTACTGAGCACGGAAGAAATCCTCCACATTGCCATTGACTTCATGGACTCCTGTACGAacgtcaagggcaagctAATTCTGTACAAGCTGCTATTGATCATAAACTATTCCAAACTTGATCTGTTTGCACATCCGGAACAAAAGGCCGCCCTGGCGGCGAATACCGTCCGCTGGATCTCGCCGCATTGGGGGCATCCTGACATGGTCAACGACCAATGGAGAGACCAAGTCCGCCTGTGCTGCTCCATCATTGCCAGCCAGGTCGACTACTTGGGCCCAGAGATTCCGGACCACCTGCCAAGAATCATCGACTCGTACCTCGCGATCCTGGCATCTCCACGGAAGTCACGGGACCGCCTATCTCTCCTATTCCCTGCGTCATACCCTTTCCCGTCCAAACCTGTCCAGGACGGGCTCGCGTACGACGAGGCGTTGGCGGAACTGTCTGCAGTGCTCTCAGCCGTGTCAAAGTCATCGGCGGGTATGCAACTGGAGTTGGCGGAAGGAGATCTTGCCGTCATCCTTGAAAATCTCCTGCGCGTTCACAAAAGCATCCTCTCGGGCGAAGCGTtcccggccggctggctcaGCGTACACATTTACCACCATAAGTCGACCATGTCCACCCTACAGTATCTCGCGGGAATCTTGCTTGAGTCGTTCCTCCCCGATCCTGACGATGCCGAGACCTTCAACACGGAGCTTTGGAAACTCTTCTTCACTACGCTTCTGAAGCTCGTAGGGAGCTCgtctctcgccctcgagacgTTTGCGGAACAAAAACGCCGAGCCGTGTGGAAGATTGCTGGCGACGTCAGGGAACATGGCGCGGACCTTTTGCGCAAGACCTGGGAGGCCATCGGCTGGGAGACAACGACGGACGAGCGCACCCGCTATGGCTTGTCCAAGATTGGCGGATACCAGGTACAATACGTGCCTACCTTGGTGGGCCCCATTGTCGAACTGTGTCTAAGCGTCCACGAAGGTCTTCGCAGGATGGCAGTCGAGGTCCTGCAGACCATGATTGTCAGCGAGTGGACTCTCAGCGAAGACTTGACCGTCATCCAGACTGAGATGATAGACTGCCTGGACCACTTCTTTAAGTCGAAACCTCTGACGGAGAGCATTCTGCAAAAGTTGTTTGTGAGCGAGCTTGTTGACCGGTTCGAGCCTCTGGCCGATATTCCCGGCGAACCGCTCTACATGGCCGTccaggacctcgtcgccacgcTAGACGAGTTCCTCGAGTTGCTCGTTGCGGTAcacagcggcgacggcagcaacgAGGCGTCCAACATCATCAACCGGCTCCGACTGATGGAGTTCCTGCGGGACATGCAGAAGGAGGAGATATTCGTGCGATACGTCCATCAGCTGGCGAGCTTCCAGGCAGAGTCGGGGAACCATTCCGAGGCGGGTCTGGCGCTTCGTCTGCACGCAGACCTCTACGAATGGGACCCAACCAAGCAGACACCGGTCCTCGCTGATCCAGGGTTCCCGGTGCAGAACATGTTTGAACGCAAGGAGAGGATCTATTTCGACATGATTAAGCATTTTGAGGAGGCTGAGTCGTGGAGCAACGCGTTGACGGCGTACAAGGAGCTCCAAGCGCAGTACGAGTCCAATGTGTTTGACTTTGCCAAGCTGGCAAGGACGGAGCGAGCTATTGCGACCATCTACGAGAAGATCTCCAAGAGCGAGAAGCTCGTGCCGCGGTATTTCAAAGTCGTATACAAGGGCCTTGGTTTCCCGTCGGGGATCCGGGACAAAGAGTTTGTTTACGAGGGCTCGCCGGCAGAGCGAGCTTCCGCCTTCACCGACCGCATGCAAGAGCAATACCCGTCGGCGCAGATCGTCACCAACGGCGATGTCGATGACGTGGAGGGCCAGTTCCTGGTGGTGTCAGCCATCACACCTCACCGCGACCTGACCCACCCAGTCTTCCAGAGGGCCAGGGTGCCACAGGCAGTCCGCGACTTCTTGCTCTCGTCTCACCCGCAATGCTTTTCTTATACCACCAAGCGTATCACGTCCGGGCCCGTGGAGGAGCACTACGCGGAGAAGGTGGTGTTCACAACGGCCGAGCCCTTCCCCACGTTGCTCCGGCGGAGCGAgatcgtcgacgcccaagaGATTCTGCTCGGCCCCCATGACACCGCGTTAGAGCGAATTGTCCGCAAGACCCAAGAAATGACAACCCTCGAACGTCGCATCGTCCAAGGTGACACGGCCATTACTCAGCTTCTGGTAGATGCCATATCAATATCCGTCGATCCATCGTCGGAACATAGCGTCGTCTGTTATCGCAACCTTCTTCCGGAacgccaggcaggcagcgaAGACAGTGGTCATGGCGGAGAGATTGAGCTCGAGCCAAGAGATGCCGCCATAAGGATGGCGCTTGTTGATCATGCCATCATGATCAAGCGCTGCCTGGCCATGTTTGCTCACAGCACCAACGACGTCCTCTCGCAAAGGCACGAGGAACTTCAGAGAT ACTTTGAGAGGACGTACGAGCCGGAAATCGCTACGTttgcgcctccgccgccttcaccgCCACAAGAGACCGTATCGACTCCCTCCACGGCGTTCCGGCAGTCTCTATCCTCCAACGGACACAGCCCGCAGTGGCCTAACATTGCAAGTCCCTTGAGCGGGGACCGTGGAGAAGAGGTATCCGTCGTCCATCAGGTTGCGCTACGGCATAGGAGCGCGAGACTCAGCCTCCTGGGTGGTCGTAAGCAGGAACCCGAGCGACCCCAGGAGGAACCGCAGGtcaacggcgaggccgagtcCAAGGTCGAGCACAGCCGAAGCGCGAGCAAGGGGGCGGGCCGACGACAGAGTCTCTTTCGATCGCAGTCGATAGATGAGACCCCCTCGGCGGACATGCCGGCACAGACgcggaggagcagctccgcgAGCAGGCAGAGTCTGGACAGAGGCTCCGTCCGATCTGACAAGGAGTTTGAGGCAGAAGGCCTCAGCATCGTCAAGCGGGGCAGCGTGAGGAAGAGGTTCAGCATGCTCAAGCTGGGCAAGAAGAGCAGCAAGACGGGCTCGGCGATGAggagcgtcgacgaggagtaA
- a CDS encoding uncharacterized protein (EggNog:ENOG503NWSG~COG:O) translates to MLIRTPIESGKHRLLACERKIIVGIDFGTTYSGVAWAETQRPDRRVAVSAWPISRSAREGESSDKVPTKLRYTKGGHVQWGFAIPDTAPQDEVMEWFKLYLDPCLEKTSQLVAADTGRETSSADELVTDYMSALNEHLLYTLREKLGDAVVKTTPLEFVVTVPAIWSDMAKDRTRKACQRAFGGPSSASCLVHLVSEPEAAAIYALHGLDHHGLRVGDTITVVDAGGGTVDLISYTITGLKPILQVQEAAPGSGALCGSAFLNMRFANYLRVKLGKEVGFDEEVLSEAVEAFERKIKRQFTLGTDPNDSFAVPVGGMANNKALGIARGRYAMKASDLSIIFEPVVLEVIKLIKDQIFASGAAPVKAVLLVGGFGASQYLKERVRDAIVDRRIQILQPPNAWQAVVQGAVMKGLADSAPEQLTMVQVRNRQARKHYGTEWRTKYDPKLHSHLRSRRHWCGLEGCYKVYGMEWFIRRGDRVSENEPFFTSFVWTGLVSQGRIQKIKMDIYCDADCAPRDAPVTRDDRVRLLARVEADVSHIPERLLDRRRGRDGQWYYVLRCRIEAVYLSASTTYTLLYKDKRYDTVTCEYV, encoded by the exons ATGCTCATCCGGACACCCATCGAGTCAGGCAAGCACCGCCTTCTCGCGTGCGAACGAAAGATAATAGTCGGCATCGACTTCGGCACCACGTACTCGGGCGTCGCCTGGGCAGAGACCCAACGACCCGACAGGCGTGTCGCTGTGTCCGCATGGCCCATCAGCAGGTCGgcccgcgagggcgagtcCTCGGATAAGGTGCCCACGAAACTGAGATACACCAAGGGCGGCCACGTACAATGGGGTTTCGCCATCCCAgacacggcgccgcaggACGAGGTGATGGAGTGGTTCAAGTT GTACTTGGATCCTTGTCTGGAAAAGACCAGCCAACTGGTCGCGGCCGATACAGGCCGTGAGACCAGCAGCGCTGACGAACTCGTCACCGACTACATGTCTGCCCTGAACGAGCATCTCCTGTACACCCTCCGCGAGAAGCTTGGAGACGCCGTGGTAAAAACCACGCCCCTGGAGTTCGTCGTGACGGTGCCAGCCATATGGagcgacatggccaaggaCCGGACGAGGAAAGCGTGTCAGAGGGCCTTCGGTGGTCCTTCATCGGCCAGCTGTCTAGTCCATCTAGTCTCAGAGCCGGAGGCTGCCGCCATATACGCGTTGCACGGCCTCGACCACCACGGCCTGCGAGTTGGCGacaccatcaccgtcgttgacgctggcggcggtaCAGTAGACTTGATATCGTACACGATCACGGGGCTGAAGCCGATCCTGCAGGtccaggaggcggcgcctggGTCCGGTGCGCTTTGCGGTTCAGCCTTTCTCAACATGCGCTTCGCCAATTATCTCAGGGTCAAACTAGGGAAAGAAGTTGGTTTTGACGAGGAAGTCCTATCCGAAGCCGTGGAGGCTTTTGAGAGGAAAATCAAGCGCCAATTCACGCTCGGCACCGATCCGAACGACTCGTTCGCCGTCCCCGTAGGCGGCATGGCCAACAACAAGGCTCTGGGTATCGCACGCGGACGTTACGCCATGAAAGCCTCTGACCTCTCCATCATCTTTGAGCCGGTCGTTCTCGAGGTCATCAAGTTGATCAAGGATCAAATAttcgccagcggcgccgcgccagtcaaggccgtcctcctcgtggGCGGTTTCGGCGCCTCGCAGTATCTCAAGGAGCGTgtccgcgacgccatcgtcgaccgcCGCATCCAGATCCTGCAACCGCCAAACGCCTGGCAGGCCGTGGTGCAGGGCGCCGTCATGAAGGGCCTCGCCGACAGCGCGCCCGAGCAGCTCACCATGGTGCAGGTGAGGAACCGCCAGGCGAGGAAGCACTATGGCACCGAGTGGAGGACAAAGTACGACCCGAAGCTGCATTCACACCTGAGGAGTAGACGACATTGGTGCGGCCTCGAAGGCTGCTACAAGGTGTACGGCATGGAGTGGTTCATCCGACGG GGCGATCGAGTCTCCGAAAACGAGCCTTTTTTCACCTCCTTTGTCTGGACCGGCCTGGTAAGCCAAGGGCGCATCCAAAAGATCAAGATGGACATATACTGCGACGCCGACTGCGCCCCGAGAGACGCACCCGTCACGCGCGACGATCGCGTccggctcctcgcccgcgtcgaggcaGACGTGAGCCACATCCCCGAGCGCCTACTcgatcgccgccgcggccgtgacgggcAATGGTACTACGTCCTCCGGTGCAGGATCGAGGCCGTCTACCTctccgcgtcgacgacgtacACGCTGTTGTATAAGG ACAAGCGGTACGACACTGTAACTTGCGAATACGTCTAG
- a CDS encoding uncharacterized protein (COG:H~EggNog:ENOG503NXMI), which produces MATPFITLLEPSKFEGFLPGIRHDEQPATIPQPFLDAMEVRETVYVDEQEVPLENEFDADDPRSCHWVIYASINKTEEGEVRDDEGNVLQPRKSSTRTTPIGTIRLVPFPHDPHPKAGGDYWNGVLVGDEDRDDRGGDVAAALGAPPGWSFAADRPTSFHDGKEPYVKLGRLAVLHEFRGNNLAGLLVNTALAWLKRNPSYFDPSITELGLEQVGAANETDVPKWGGLVCVHAQERVVGAWKKWGFRVDEGMGKWWEEGIPHVGMFQRLEVSPDEVRI; this is translated from the coding sequence atggccaccccCTTCATCACCCTGCTCGAGCCTAGCAAGTTCGAGGGGTTCCTGCCCGGCATCCGGCACGACGAGCAGCCCGCCACCATCCCCCAGCCGTTCCTAGATGCCATGGAGGTGCGCGAGACCGTCTACGTCGACGAGCAAGAGGTGCCGCTCGAGAACGAgttcgacgccgacgaccccCGCTCCTGCCACTGGGTCATCTACGCCAGCATCAAcaagacggaggagggcgaggtgcgcgacgacgagggaaACGTCCTACAGCCGCGCAAGAGCtccacgaggacgacgcctaTTGGCACTATCCGCCTCGTCCCCTTTCCGCACGACCCCCATcccaaggccggcggcgactaCTGGAATGGCGTCCTGGTGGGGGATGAAGACCGGGACGACCGAGGAggcgacgttgccgccgctcttGGCGCGCCACCCGGCTGGAGCTTCGCGGCCGACAGGCCGACATCCTTtcacgacggcaaggagccATACGTCAAGCTCGGGCGGCTCGCCGTGTTACACGAGTTCCGCGGAAACAACCTCGCGGGCCTGCTCGTCAACACCGCCCTGGCGTGGCTCAAGAGGAACCCATCGTACTTTGACCCCAGCATCACGGAGCTTGGCCTGGAgcaggtcggcgccgccaacgagacGGACGTCCCCAAATGGGGCGGCCTCGTCTGCGTACACGCTCAGGAGCGGGTCGTGGGCGCCTGGAAGAAATGGGGAttccgcgtcgacgagggcatggGGAAGTGGTGGGAAGAAGGGATTCCCCACGTTGGCATGTTTCAGAGGCTCGAGGTGAGTCCTGACGAGGTCCGCATCTGA